One part of the Marinobacterium rhizophilum genome encodes these proteins:
- the guaB gene encoding IMP dehydrogenase, whose protein sequence is MLRIVEEALTFDDVLLMPGYSEVLPKDVSLKTRLTRGIELNIPVASAAMDTVTEARLAITMAQEGGIGIIHKNLTVEQQADEVRRVKKFEAGIVNNPVTCHSDMTVGELRALSERLTYSGFPVVDDGELVGIVTSRDVRFEQYLDAKVSTIMTPKERLVTVKEGADPDKVRNLLRKHRIERILVVDDAFKLSGMMTVKDMYKAKAYPNAAKDSQGRLIVGAAVGTGADTPDRVAALVEAGVDVIIVDTAHGHSRGVIDRVAWVKKTFPQVQVIGGNIATAEAAIALADAGADGVKVGIGPGSICTTRIVSGIGVPQITAVANVAAVMNERGVPVIADGGVRFSGDLAKAVAAGASCIMVGSMLAGTDEAPGEVELFQGRAFKSYRGMGSLGAMAQSSGSSDRYFQDASEGVEKLVPEGIEGRVPCKGPVAGVIHQLMGGLRSSMGYTGSANIDVMRTVPQFVRITSAGMNESHVHDVSITKEAPNYRVG, encoded by the coding sequence ATGTTACGAATCGTTGAAGAAGCGCTCACGTTTGATGACGTTCTGTTGATGCCTGGTTACTCCGAGGTTTTGCCCAAGGATGTATCCCTCAAGACCCGACTGACCCGGGGGATCGAGCTGAATATCCCGGTGGCGTCTGCGGCGATGGATACCGTTACCGAAGCGCGTCTGGCGATCACCATGGCGCAGGAAGGCGGCATTGGCATCATCCACAAGAACCTGACCGTTGAGCAGCAGGCTGACGAAGTGCGCCGCGTGAAGAAGTTCGAGGCCGGCATCGTCAACAATCCTGTGACCTGCCACTCCGACATGACCGTGGGCGAACTGCGTGCGTTGTCCGAGCGCCTGACCTACTCCGGTTTCCCGGTGGTCGATGATGGCGAGCTGGTGGGGATTGTCACCAGCCGTGATGTGCGCTTTGAGCAGTACCTGGATGCCAAGGTCTCCACCATCATGACGCCCAAAGAGCGTCTGGTAACGGTGAAGGAAGGGGCTGATCCGGACAAGGTTCGCAACCTGCTGCGCAAGCACCGTATCGAGCGTATCCTGGTGGTCGACGATGCCTTCAAGCTGAGCGGCATGATGACCGTCAAGGACATGTACAAGGCCAAGGCTTACCCCAATGCTGCCAAGGACTCCCAGGGTCGGCTGATCGTGGGCGCGGCGGTGGGTACCGGTGCCGATACACCGGATCGCGTGGCTGCGCTGGTTGAGGCCGGCGTTGACGTGATCATCGTTGATACCGCCCATGGCCATTCCCGTGGTGTGATCGATCGCGTTGCCTGGGTCAAGAAGACCTTCCCGCAGGTACAGGTGATCGGTGGCAACATCGCAACCGCCGAGGCGGCCATTGCTCTGGCGGATGCCGGCGCTGACGGTGTCAAGGTGGGTATCGGTCCCGGTTCCATCTGCACCACCCGCATCGTTTCCGGTATCGGTGTGCCGCAGATCACCGCGGTGGCCAACGTGGCGGCAGTGATGAACGAGCGCGGTGTGCCGGTCATTGCCGATGGCGGTGTGCGTTTCTCCGGTGACCTGGCCAAGGCCGTGGCGGCCGGTGCGTCCTGCATCATGGTCGGTTCCATGCTGGCCGGTACCGACGAGGCGCCGGGTGAGGTTGAGCTGTTCCAGGGGCGGGCGTTCAAGTCTTACCGTGGCATGGGTTCGCTGGGTGCCATGGCGCAGAGCTCGGGTTCGTCGGATCGCTACTTCCAGGATGCCTCTGAAGGCGTCGAGAAACTGGTGCCCGAAGGTATTGAAGGTCGTGTGCCCTGCAAGGGGCCTGTTGCTGGTGTGATTCATCAGTTGATGGGTGGCCTGCGCTCGTCCATGGGTTATACCGGCAGCGCCAATATCGATGTCATGCGCACGGTGCCGCAGTTTGTGCGCATCACCAGTGCCGGCATGAACGAAAGCCATGTACATGATGTAAGCATCACCAAGGAAGCGCCGAACTACCGTGTCGGCTAA
- the tadA gene encoding tRNA adenosine(34) deaminase TadA: MTDEQQAIDAHWMGEALQMALRADALDEVPVGAVVVLDGEIIGRGWNQPISGHDPTAHAEIMALREAAAAIGNYRLVEADLYVTIEPCTMCAGAIVHGRIRRLVFGATEPKSGAVVSNGQLLQQAWLNHGVVVQGGIRAAECSACISDFFRRRRAHKRAEKAARRAAPDAAQE; this comes from the coding sequence ATGACGGACGAGCAACAGGCGATCGATGCGCACTGGATGGGCGAGGCGCTGCAGATGGCGTTGCGTGCCGATGCGCTGGATGAGGTGCCGGTCGGTGCTGTGGTGGTGCTGGATGGCGAGATCATCGGCCGTGGCTGGAACCAGCCCATCAGCGGGCATGATCCCACCGCCCACGCCGAGATCATGGCGCTGCGCGAAGCGGCGGCAGCGATTGGCAATTACCGCCTGGTGGAGGCGGACCTGTATGTCACCATTGAGCCGTGCACCATGTGTGCCGGTGCTATCGTGCACGGGCGTATCCGGCGGCTGGTATTCGGTGCCACCGAGCCGAAATCCGGTGCTGTGGTCAGTAATGGCCAGCTGTTGCAGCAGGCCTGGCTGAATCACGGCGTAGTGGTGCAGGGCGGTATCCGGGCGGCGGAGTGCAGTGCCTGCATCAGCGATTTCTTTCGCCGTCGCCGCGCGCACAAGCGGGCAGAGAAAGCGGCCCGGCGGGCCGCCCCGGATGCCGCGCAAGAGTAA
- the xseA gene encoding exodeoxyribonuclease VII large subunit has translation MMPKTQTHALSVSDLNRQARSLLESSFMMIQVQGEISNFVRPSSGHWYFTLKDERAQVRCALFRNRSQFLKYRPKDGDQVMVRAKVSLYEGRGEFQLICDYMEESGTGQLQQAFEALKLRLGAEGLFDAGSKQSLPPHPHHLGVITSPTGAAIHDILSVLKRRFPGLPVTLYPSAVQGAEAAPAIVRALKLAQQHAQCDVLILGRGGGSLEDLWPFNEESVARAIHACRIPVVSAVGHETDVSISDFVADLRAPTPSAAAELLTPDQRELQLRLDQARRRLKDRLGQQLRRQQERLIALQRRLRHPGERLRERAQRLDELELRLRKAALRLLGDKRSRFERQQARLVQIRPQRQVSQLRQHLGSLRQQLERQMNYLLHDKRLRSAALAGQLNAVSPLATLERGYAIVQDSQGRVIDDASQLKVDDLIETRLAKGRVRSRVTAIPPLEATTADETA, from the coding sequence ATGATGCCAAAAACCCAGACCCACGCCCTTTCCGTTTCCGACCTTAACCGGCAGGCCCGATCCCTGCTGGAAAGCTCCTTCATGATGATCCAGGTGCAGGGGGAGATATCGAACTTCGTGCGCCCCAGTTCCGGCCACTGGTACTTCACCCTCAAGGATGAACGCGCCCAGGTGCGCTGTGCGCTGTTTCGCAACCGCAGCCAGTTCCTGAAATACCGCCCCAAGGACGGTGATCAGGTCATGGTGCGAGCCAAGGTCTCGCTGTACGAGGGCCGGGGCGAATTCCAGCTGATCTGCGACTACATGGAAGAAAGTGGCACAGGCCAGCTGCAACAGGCATTTGAAGCACTCAAGCTGCGCCTGGGGGCCGAGGGCCTGTTTGACGCCGGCAGCAAGCAGTCGCTGCCGCCGCATCCGCACCATCTGGGGGTGATCACCTCGCCCACGGGCGCTGCCATCCACGATATTCTGAGCGTGCTCAAGCGTCGCTTCCCGGGCCTGCCCGTCACCCTCTACCCCAGCGCGGTACAGGGGGCGGAGGCGGCCCCTGCCATCGTGCGGGCGCTCAAGCTGGCGCAACAGCACGCCCAGTGCGACGTGCTGATTCTGGGCCGCGGTGGCGGCTCGCTGGAAGACCTCTGGCCTTTCAACGAAGAAAGCGTGGCCCGTGCCATCCACGCCTGCCGCATCCCGGTGGTCAGCGCCGTGGGACATGAAACCGACGTATCCATCAGTGATTTCGTTGCCGACCTGCGTGCACCCACCCCCTCGGCCGCCGCGGAACTGCTCACGCCCGACCAGCGCGAACTGCAGCTGCGCCTCGACCAGGCACGGCGGCGCCTGAAAGACCGCCTTGGTCAGCAACTGCGCCGGCAACAGGAGCGTCTTATTGCACTGCAGCGCCGCCTGCGCCACCCCGGCGAGCGCCTCCGGGAACGCGCCCAGCGCCTGGATGAACTGGAGCTGCGCCTGCGCAAGGCGGCCCTGCGCCTGCTTGGCGACAAGCGCAGCCGGTTCGAACGCCAGCAGGCCCGGCTGGTACAGATCCGTCCGCAGCGCCAGGTTAGCCAGCTGCGCCAGCACCTGGGCAGCCTGCGCCAGCAACTGGAACGCCAGATGAACTACCTGCTGCACGACAAGCGCCTGCGCAGCGCCGCCCTGGCCGGCCAGCTCAATGCCGTAAGCCCGCTGGCCACGCTGGAGCGCGGTTATGCCATCGTGCAGGACAGCCAGGGCCGGGTGATAGACGATGCCAGCCAGCTGAAAGTTGACGACCTGATTGAAACCCGCCTGGCGAAGGGGCGGGTGCGAAGCCGGGTGACGGCCATCCCTCCCCTTGAAGCCACAACCGCCGACGAGACCGCCTGA
- the mltF gene encoding membrane-bound lytic murein transglycosylase MltF has product MLLNLHRRKDALILLSLLVLLSFPALVSYNSLTRLEVIQERGVLRLATRNTPSDYYLDKGEPSGFEYELAQAFANDLGVRLELQIPDTLSDMMRQVRERSAHLAAAGLAITPQRLEEFSFTEPYMESAANLIYRITQGKPAPKSIEDLVGKHIRIIANSSHSELMRQYQQDFPELRWEETDEYSINDLLEQVHNAEIDYTIADSIRFDGQYSFFPGLEKAFALEQPQPIAWMLPKLQDGSMLEALNRFFAKDETRALIKQLREKYFERSNALNYFDTVTFKKDLRERLPQYEQYFYIAEQETDIDWTLLASVAYQESHWDPAAVSPTGVKGIMMLTNAAASEVGVEDRTDPIQSIIGGAHYLISVKNQIPDRIPEPDHTWMALAGYNVGFGHLEDARILTQRANKNPDSWDDVAEHLPLLTKEKYYSTVRLGYARGYEPVLYVSNIQKYIDLLRWEKQLDRIRQNRDAGPTDSGPREPRLENLPPTL; this is encoded by the coding sequence ATGTTGCTGAACCTTCACCGCCGAAAAGATGCACTCATCCTGCTCAGCCTGCTTGTTCTGCTGAGTTTTCCGGCACTTGTGAGCTACAACAGCCTGACCCGGCTGGAAGTTATTCAGGAACGCGGCGTGCTGCGCCTGGCCACCCGCAACACGCCGAGCGACTATTATCTCGACAAGGGTGAACCATCGGGTTTCGAGTACGAGCTCGCCCAGGCGTTTGCCAACGACCTTGGCGTGCGCCTGGAGTTGCAGATTCCAGATACCCTGTCCGACATGATGCGCCAGGTACGCGAGCGTAGCGCCCACCTCGCTGCCGCCGGCCTTGCCATCACGCCGCAGCGCCTGGAGGAGTTCAGCTTTACCGAGCCTTACATGGAAAGTGCCGCCAACCTGATCTATCGCATCACCCAGGGCAAGCCCGCCCCCAAGTCCATCGAGGACCTGGTCGGCAAACATATTCGCATCATTGCCAACTCCAGCCACAGCGAACTGATGCGCCAGTACCAGCAGGACTTTCCAGAGCTCCGCTGGGAAGAAACCGACGAATACAGCATTAACGACCTGCTCGAGCAGGTGCACAACGCCGAGATCGACTACACCATTGCCGACAGCATCCGCTTTGACGGCCAGTACTCGTTCTTCCCCGGCCTTGAAAAGGCCTTCGCGCTGGAACAGCCACAGCCCATCGCCTGGATGCTGCCCAAACTCCAGGACGGTTCCATGCTCGAGGCACTGAACCGCTTCTTCGCCAAGGACGAAACCCGTGCGCTGATCAAGCAGCTGCGGGAGAAGTACTTCGAACGCAGTAATGCCCTGAACTATTTCGACACCGTGACCTTCAAGAAAGACCTGCGCGAGCGCCTGCCGCAATACGAGCAGTACTTTTATATTGCCGAACAGGAAACCGATATTGACTGGACCCTGCTTGCTTCCGTGGCCTACCAGGAGTCCCACTGGGACCCGGCGGCGGTCTCCCCCACCGGCGTTAAAGGCATCATGATGCTGACCAACGCCGCCGCCTCGGAGGTGGGTGTTGAAGACCGTACCGACCCGATCCAGAGCATTATTGGCGGCGCCCACTACCTGATCAGCGTCAAGAACCAGATCCCCGACCGCATCCCGGAGCCGGATCACACCTGGATGGCCCTGGCCGGCTATAACGTTGGTTTCGGCCACCTGGAAGACGCCCGCATCCTGACCCAGCGCGCCAACAAGAACCCCGACAGCTGGGACGATGTCGCCGAGCACCTGCCGCTACTGACCAAGGAAAAGTACTACAGCACCGTGCGCCTGGGTTACGCCCGCGGCTACGAGCCGGTGCTCTATGTCAGCAACATCCAGAAATACATCGACCTGCTGCGCTGGGAAAAACAGTTGGACCGCATACGCCAGAATCGCGATGCCGGCCCCACCGACTCGGGCCCGCGGGAGCCCAGGCTGGAAAACCTGCCCCCGACCCTCTAA
- a CDS encoding TRAP transporter large permease — protein sequence MTFVIFSVLLFSAVPIALVLALTALWYIAVSGNSVLFDSYAQQLFGAVESYGLLAIPLFMLAGELMNEGGLTSRLVNLARILVGGFRGGLAYINLVANMMMAAIMGSAASQIAIMSRAMVPAMEKEGYDKSYAAAITAAGGLLSPIIPPSMLFVLFGVLAQVPIAEMFIAGIVPGLIMALLFFVAISLMGLVHTYPRGEWPTRQQARQYLLAGIPAGLIPLIIIGGILTGLATPTESAALASLGALLIGRYVYKDLQYSSLFDILKRTAFNSGMVIMLIAVAGVFGWVIVFEEIPQNAAIWIAAQTADPFVFLLMVVGILLLVGMVIDGIAALILVVPILLPIAQQQYGVSPYQFGVVVCLTLVLGLLTPPVGAGLFIASSMTGEPPMRIFRALWPFLVATLLTLVLLSWKSELVTMLL from the coding sequence ATGACCTTCGTGATCTTTTCGGTATTGCTGTTCAGCGCCGTCCCCATCGCGCTGGTGCTGGCCCTCACCGCACTCTGGTACATAGCAGTGTCAGGTAATTCGGTGCTGTTTGATTCCTATGCCCAGCAGCTGTTTGGCGCCGTCGAAAGCTATGGCCTGCTGGCCATTCCGCTGTTCATGCTGGCGGGCGAGCTGATGAACGAGGGCGGCCTGACCTCCCGCCTGGTTAACCTGGCCCGCATACTGGTGGGCGGATTTCGCGGCGGCCTGGCCTATATTAACCTGGTGGCCAACATGATGATGGCGGCAATCATGGGCTCGGCTGCGTCCCAGATTGCCATCATGTCCCGCGCCATGGTGCCGGCGATGGAAAAGGAGGGGTACGACAAGTCCTACGCCGCCGCCATTACTGCGGCCGGTGGCCTGCTGTCGCCCATTATCCCGCCCTCGATGCTGTTTGTGCTCTTCGGTGTGCTGGCCCAGGTCCCCATTGCGGAGATGTTTATCGCCGGCATAGTGCCGGGGCTGATCATGGCATTGCTGTTCTTTGTCGCCATCAGCCTGATGGGGCTGGTGCATACCTATCCCCGGGGTGAGTGGCCCACGCGCCAGCAGGCCCGGCAGTATCTGCTGGCGGGTATTCCGGCCGGGCTGATACCGCTGATCATTATCGGTGGCATCCTTACGGGGCTGGCAACGCCCACCGAATCGGCGGCGCTGGCATCCCTGGGGGCGCTGCTGATCGGCCGATATGTCTACAAGGATCTGCAGTACTCCAGCCTGTTCGACATTCTCAAACGTACAGCCTTCAACTCCGGCATGGTAATCATGCTGATCGCCGTGGCCGGCGTCTTCGGCTGGGTCATCGTATTCGAGGAGATTCCCCAGAACGCGGCCATCTGGATCGCAGCCCAGACGGCGGACCCCTTCGTCTTTCTGCTGATGGTGGTGGGCATACTGCTGCTGGTGGGCATGGTGATCGACGGCATAGCCGCGCTGATTCTGGTGGTGCCCATCCTGCTGCCCATCGCCCAGCAGCAGTACGGCGTCAGCCCGTACCAGTTTGGTGTGGTGGTCTGCCTGACCCTGGTGCTGGGGCTGCTGACTCCCCCGGTGGGCGCCGGGCTCTTTATCGCCTCCAGCATGACCGGCGAGCCTCCCATGCGGATTTTCCGCGCCCTCTGGCCGTTCCTGGTCGCGACCCTGCTGACCCTGGTGCTGCTGAGCTGGAAAAGCGAGCTGGTGACCATGCTGCTGTGA
- the guaA gene encoding glutamine-hydrolyzing GMP synthase encodes MTQDIHAQRILILDFGSQYTQLIARRVREIGVYSEIHPWDMDEAAIREFAPVGIILAGGPESVTEYDSPRAPQAVFDLGIPVLGICYGMQTMAEQLGGKVETSDKREFGYAKVRLAGSPSRLLEGIEDHLANNGSLILDVWMSHGDKVTELPEGFAIIASTDSAPVAAMCDPKRKLYGVQFHPEVTHTKQGGRILERFVREICQTDGLWTAANIVADLIAKVKEQVGGQKVLLGLSGGVDSSVVAALLHQAIGDQLTCVFVDNGLLRKNEGDHVMDMFAQNMGVRVIRADAEEKFLSRLLGENDPEKKRKLIGNTFIEVFDEEATTLKDVNFLAQGTIYPDVIESAASKTGKAHVIKSHHNVGGLPDDMQFELVEPLRELFKDEVRKIGLELGLPYDMVYRHPFPGPGLGVRILGEVKKEYADILREADAIFIEELHNAGWYHKTSQAFAVFLPVKSVGVVGDGRRYEYVIALRAVETIDFMTARWAHLPYELLETVSSRVINEIPQVSRVTYDVSSKPPATIEWE; translated from the coding sequence ATGACACAAGATATTCATGCACAACGCATTCTGATCCTGGATTTTGGTTCCCAGTACACCCAGCTGATAGCGCGCCGGGTGCGCGAAATCGGCGTGTACAGCGAAATTCATCCCTGGGATATGGACGAAGCGGCCATCCGCGAATTTGCCCCTGTGGGCATCATTCTCGCCGGCGGCCCGGAATCGGTGACCGAGTATGATTCGCCCCGGGCACCCCAGGCGGTGTTTGACCTGGGGATTCCGGTGCTGGGTATCTGCTACGGCATGCAGACCATGGCCGAGCAGCTGGGGGGCAAGGTTGAAACCTCCGACAAGCGCGAGTTCGGTTACGCCAAGGTGCGCCTGGCGGGCAGCCCGAGCCGTCTGCTGGAAGGTATCGAGGATCACCTGGCCAATAACGGTTCGCTGATTCTGGATGTCTGGATGAGTCACGGCGACAAGGTTACCGAGCTGCCGGAAGGTTTTGCGATTATCGCTTCCACGGATTCGGCGCCGGTTGCCGCCATGTGCGACCCCAAGCGCAAGCTCTACGGCGTGCAGTTCCACCCCGAGGTGACGCACACCAAGCAGGGCGGTCGTATCCTTGAGCGCTTCGTGCGTGAAATCTGCCAGACTGATGGCCTCTGGACGGCGGCGAATATCGTTGCGGACCTGATCGCCAAGGTCAAGGAGCAGGTCGGTGGCCAAAAGGTTCTGCTGGGCCTGTCCGGTGGCGTGGACTCCTCTGTGGTCGCGGCGCTGCTGCATCAGGCGATTGGTGACCAGCTGACCTGCGTGTTCGTTGACAACGGTCTGCTGCGCAAGAACGAAGGCGACCATGTCATGGACATGTTTGCCCAGAACATGGGTGTGCGGGTTATCCGCGCCGATGCCGAAGAGAAGTTCCTGTCACGCCTGCTGGGTGAAAACGACCCGGAAAAGAAGCGCAAGCTGATCGGCAACACCTTTATCGAAGTGTTCGATGAAGAAGCCACCACGCTGAAGGATGTTAACTTCCTGGCGCAGGGTACCATCTACCCGGACGTGATCGAGTCTGCAGCCTCCAAGACCGGCAAGGCGCACGTTATCAAGTCGCACCACAACGTGGGCGGCCTGCCGGACGACATGCAGTTCGAGCTGGTCGAGCCGCTGCGCGAACTGTTCAAGGACGAAGTGCGCAAAATCGGTCTGGAGCTGGGTCTGCCCTACGACATGGTCTACCGTCACCCCTTCCCGGGGCCTGGTCTGGGCGTGCGTATTCTGGGTGAAGTCAAGAAGGAATATGCCGACATCCTGCGCGAAGCCGATGCTATCTTTATCGAAGAGCTGCACAACGCAGGCTGGTACCACAAGACCAGCCAGGCCTTTGCGGTCTTCCTGCCGGTGAAGTCGGTGGGTGTGGTGGGTGACGGGCGTCGCTACGAATACGTTATCGCGCTACGTGCCGTGGAAACCATCGATTTCATGACCGCGCGCTGGGCGCACCTGCCCTACGAGCTGCTGGAAACCGTATCCAGTCGCGTGATCAACGAGATCCCGCAGGTATCCCGCGTCACCTACGATGTCTCCAGCAAGCCGCCGGCCACCATTGAGTGGGAATAA
- a CDS encoding alpha/beta fold hydrolase, with amino-acid sequence MKLHHQIQGTGEPLLILHGLFGSLDNWGSQAKALADDYRVISIDLRNHGRSPHDNEMSYAAMAQDLVELMDNLGIDSALVLGHSMGGKAAMQLALTAPERVSKLIVVDIAPVQYPDHHSDVFSGLQSIDLATVTSRSDAEKQLSLRVDDAMVRAFLLRNLYRTEAGQFDWRFNLQALHSGYPNISAPPTGTPYTGPCLFIKGGDSEYIQASHRDAILELFPAAGYKVVEGTGHWPHAQKPALMTRLIRNFLQG; translated from the coding sequence ATGAAACTGCATCATCAGATTCAGGGCACGGGCGAACCCCTGCTCATACTGCACGGTCTGTTCGGCAGCCTCGACAACTGGGGTAGCCAGGCGAAAGCCCTGGCCGACGACTACCGGGTGATCAGCATCGACCTGCGCAACCACGGTCGCTCCCCCCATGACAACGAGATGAGCTACGCCGCCATGGCGCAGGATCTGGTTGAACTGATGGACAACCTTGGTATCGACAGCGCCCTCGTGCTGGGACATTCCATGGGCGGCAAGGCCGCCATGCAGCTGGCACTCACAGCGCCCGAGCGCGTCAGCAAGCTCATCGTGGTGGACATCGCCCCGGTGCAGTACCCCGATCACCACAGCGATGTTTTCAGCGGACTGCAGAGCATTGACCTGGCGACCGTAACATCCAGAAGTGATGCAGAGAAGCAGCTCAGCCTTCGGGTCGACGATGCCATGGTGCGGGCCTTTCTGCTGCGCAACCTGTATCGCACCGAGGCCGGCCAATTCGATTGGCGCTTCAATCTGCAGGCCCTGCACAGCGGCTATCCAAACATCAGCGCCCCACCGACAGGCACCCCCTATACCGGCCCCTGCCTCTTTATCAAGGGTGGCGACTCGGAATACATCCAGGCATCCCACCGTGATGCCATTCTCGAACTCTTCCCCGCCGCAGGCTACAAGGTTGTGGAGGGTACCGGCCACTGGCCACACGCCCAGAAACCCGCCCTGATGACGCGACTTATTCGGAATTTTCTGCAGGGCTAA
- a CDS encoding TRAP transporter small permease translates to METRVAALLAGVVTLLVLLNIASRSLGHAIYWVDELAIYCMVWMAFLTSAVLLKRREGVSVTLLTDSCTPAVRRALALFSDLVILVFALVLLWLCLRWYDPVALARSGFDLQAFQAQTFNFIYAENTSTLGLKKFWIWLALPFFAVSLSLHALSNLLECLSARPALAGETA, encoded by the coding sequence ATGGAAACCAGGGTGGCCGCGCTGCTGGCAGGGGTTGTCACCCTGCTGGTATTGCTGAATATTGCCAGCCGCTCCCTGGGGCATGCCATCTACTGGGTGGATGAGCTGGCGATCTACTGCATGGTCTGGATGGCCTTTCTGACGAGCGCCGTGTTACTGAAGCGGCGTGAGGGCGTGAGCGTGACCCTTCTGACCGACAGCTGTACACCGGCCGTACGCAGGGCGCTGGCGCTGTTCAGCGATCTGGTGATTCTGGTTTTTGCCCTGGTGCTGTTGTGGCTGTGTCTGCGCTGGTATGACCCCGTCGCGCTGGCCCGGTCAGGCTTTGATCTGCAGGCGTTTCAGGCCCAGACCTTCAATTTTATCTATGCCGAAAACACCAGCACCCTGGGGCTGAAAAAGTTCTGGATCTGGCTGGCACTGCCCTTTTTTGCGGTGTCACTGAGCCTGCATGCCCTGAGTAATCTGCTTGAATGCCTGAGCGCGCGACCAGCCCTGGCGGGAGAAACCGCATGA
- a CDS encoding M23 family metallopeptidase: MRAPLLSLLLLLCVPGSLLQGKTAHAAQPAASPAIQLPQESRVPGGVALVPFQASATPRVSYQGNRVLSVPQAAPGQWLAVVGIPLDADASLPQQLDINGKALAFDIEDKTYKAQYLTIKNQRHVDPDPEDLKRWAREKAEMDAAFSYWSEPAHPVLQFTLPAQGRFSSPFGLKRYFNQQPRNPHSGLDIAAPEGTPIQAPAPGVVRATGNYFFNGNTVILDHGFGLTSLYCHLSRIDVRPGQTLSPGEQLGLVGKTGRVTGAHLHWSLSLNNVRVDPLLFIDKK; encoded by the coding sequence ATGCGCGCACCCCTGCTCAGCCTGCTGTTACTCCTGTGCGTGCCCGGCTCCCTGCTGCAAGGCAAAACCGCCCATGCCGCACAGCCGGCCGCGTCGCCCGCCATCCAGCTGCCGCAGGAATCCCGCGTGCCGGGCGGCGTGGCCCTGGTGCCCTTTCAGGCATCCGCCACACCGCGGGTCAGCTATCAGGGCAACAGAGTGCTCAGCGTACCCCAGGCAGCTCCCGGCCAGTGGCTCGCCGTGGTGGGCATACCCCTGGACGCCGATGCCAGTCTCCCCCAACAACTGGATATCAATGGCAAGGCTCTGGCTTTCGACATCGAGGACAAGACCTACAAGGCGCAGTACCTGACCATCAAGAACCAGCGCCATGTCGACCCGGACCCTGAAGACCTCAAACGCTGGGCGCGGGAGAAGGCGGAGATGGACGCCGCTTTCAGTTACTGGTCCGAACCTGCGCACCCGGTGCTCCAGTTCACGCTGCCGGCACAGGGCCGTTTCAGCAGCCCCTTTGGCCTCAAGCGCTACTTCAACCAGCAGCCACGCAACCCCCACAGCGGGCTCGACATTGCAGCGCCTGAAGGCACACCGATACAGGCCCCCGCCCCGGGCGTCGTGCGCGCCACCGGTAACTATTTCTTTAATGGCAACACCGTCATTCTTGACCACGGCTTTGGCCTGACCAGCCTGTACTGCCATCTCAGCCGCATTGATGTCAGGCCCGGCCAGACACTGAGCCCCGGCGAACAGCTCGGGCTGGTTGGCAAGACCGGCCGCGTTACCGGGGCCCATCTGCACTGGAGCCTGAGTCTCAACAACGTGCGAGTCGACCCGCTGCTGTTTATCGACAAGAAATAA
- a CDS encoding FKBP-type peptidyl-prolyl cis-trans isomerase: MSELKLETLEQHASYGIGRQMGDQLAQGGFDGLDLDAVATGIKDAYNNLELRVEVADIQAAFNEINRRLSEKKEAEAKEFSAAGEAFLSENGQRDGVITLESGLQYEVVNAGDGSASPTAESKVRTHYHGTFIDGKVFDSSYERGQPAEFPVGGVIAGWTEALQLMSKGAKWRLYVPYNLAYGAQGSPGGIPPYATLVFDVELLEIL; encoded by the coding sequence ATGTCTGAACTGAAACTGGAAACACTGGAACAACACGCAAGCTACGGCATTGGTCGCCAGATGGGCGATCAGCTGGCACAGGGCGGCTTTGATGGCCTGGACCTGGACGCGGTTGCCACCGGCATCAAGGATGCCTACAACAACCTGGAGCTGCGCGTTGAAGTTGCCGACATTCAGGCAGCCTTCAATGAAATCAATCGCCGCCTAAGCGAAAAGAAGGAAGCCGAGGCCAAGGAATTCTCCGCCGCAGGCGAAGCTTTTCTGAGCGAAAACGGCCAGCGTGACGGTGTCATCACCCTCGAATCCGGCCTGCAGTACGAAGTCGTCAATGCCGGTGATGGCAGCGCCAGTCCGACTGCCGAGTCCAAGGTTCGCACGCACTACCACGGCACTTTCATCGACGGCAAGGTCTTCGACAGCTCTTACGAACGCGGCCAGCCGGCTGAGTTCCCGGTAGGCGGCGTGATCGCTGGCTGGACCGAAGCCCTGCAGCTGATGTCCAAAGGTGCCAAGTGGCGCCTGTATGTGCCTTACAACCTGGCCTACGGTGCCCAGGGCTCCCCGGGCGGCATCCCGCCCTACGCGACACTGGTGTTTGACGTAGAGCTGCTGGAAATCCTCTGA